The nucleotide sequence TTCAGCACCAGATTCAGGTAGTCATCGTCGACTACCTGCAGCTGATGACAGCTCCCGTCGATGCCAAAGGAAGCAGGGAACAGGAAGTCAGTATGATTTCCCGCTCACTGAAAGCACTGGCCAAAGAACTGGATGTGCCGGTAATTGCTCTTTCCCAGCTGAACCGATCCGTTGAAACCCGTTCAGGAACCAAAAGACCGCAACTTTCCGACCTCCGCGAATCAGGAGCTATTGAACAGGATGCCGATATTGTCATTTTCATTCACCGGCCCGAAAAATACGGCCTGTTTGAAGACCTTGACGGAAATTCCACCAAGGGAATTGCTGAAATCATTGTTGCCAAGCACCGAAACGGACCTACAGCCGATATCCAGTTGCGCTTCCGCGATGACCTGGCCCGGTTTGAAGACCTGGATTCATTTGCTCCGGTTGACACTTCACTTGCAGGAAAGACCGTTACCATCGGAAGCCGCATGAACCAGGATGTGGATGAACGCTATGAAGGAAAATTCACGCTCGGCCGCAACGACTCGTTTGACCAGGAAATACCGTATTAGCTCACAGCAAATCTTTCAGTTCAGCGAGGGCATATATTTCAAAGGTAGGCTTCATGGTATGAGGAATACGGTCAGGATTGAAAAAAACCTGGTCAATGCCATAATCAGCCGCCCCGGAAATATCGGCTATGGGATCATCGCCAACCATCAGGCATTGCTCCTTTCGTGCGTTCAGGGAAGAAACCGCCCGATGGAAAAACTCCCTGCCCGGCTTGGTTGTTCCCAGTTCATCCGAGGTAAATATATGCAGGAAGTATGGACTCAGGCCTGAATGTTCTATCTTTGCAACCTGTGTTTCCTTAAAACCGTTCGAGAGAATATATAAATTGTATTTCCGGTGAAGATATTCGAGAACCTCCTTTGCGTCGGGAAAAAGCTGCTTCTGAAGCGGAAGATTGCTGATAAAAGCATCGCTGAAGCTGTCAGCCAGGTCTTTGCCAGGAATACCAAACGCGGCAAATGTGCGGCGCATCCTCTCGTAGCGAAGCGTTTCCTTGGAAACTTCACCGTCGCGATACTGTTCCCAGAGCATCTCATTATGACGGTTGAATTCTTCCAGAAACTTTTCCGGTTCAATTCTGTTATGCAGATGGTACTGGTAGAACAAATTCAGAAGCGTTTCGCGCGAATTGGCTTCATAGTCCCACAGTGTGCGGTCAAGGTCAAAAAAGATATAACGGTACTTCATAAACAGGTGTCAAAATTAATTATTAATTGGTAAGTCAATTGGATTTTTCAGAATTTCATTTTGCAGACCCCTTGCTGGAAGCTATTGATTCCATGGGATTCAGGGAACCCACTCCCGTGCAGAAAGCTACTATTCCTCCGGCCCTTGAGGGTAAAGACATTATTGCCTGCGCGCAGACAGGAACCGGCAAAACGGCTGCTTATTTGCTGCCCATATTGCAAAACATGATATCACGCCACCAGATCGGTAAGCGAACGGCCTGCCTTGTCCTTGTTCCTACCCGTGAACTTGCTGTTCAGATTGACCAGCAGTTTCAGGGATTTGCCTATTTTGCGGGAGCCGTTTCGGTAACTGTTTACGGAGGGGGTGATTCCATGGGCTGGGATTATCAAAAGAAAGCCCTGACCGAAGGAGTAGACTTTGTGATCGCTACACCGGGCCGGCTTTTATCCCACCTGGCCCTCGGATACGTTGATTTCAGCCATTTAAAATACCTGGTGCTGGATGAAGCCGATAAGATGCTCGACATGGGCTTCTTCGATGACATAATGCGGATCATCTCCCTTCTGCCGACAGAGCGACAAACCATTCTTCTTTCAGCTACCATGCCCGGCCCTATCAGGCAACTGGCAAAAAA is from Bacteroidales bacterium and encodes:
- a CDS encoding noncanonical pyrimidine nucleotidase, YjjG family — translated: MKYRYIFFDLDRTLWDYEANSRETLLNLFYQYHLHNRIEPEKFLEEFNRHNEMLWEQYRDGEVSKETLRYERMRRTFAAFGIPGKDLADSFSDAFISNLPLQKQLFPDAKEVLEYLHRKYNLYILSNGFKETQVAKIEHSGLSPYFLHIFTSDELGTTKPGREFFHRAVSSLNARKEQCLMVGDDPIADISGAADYGIDQVFFNPDRIPHTMKPTFEIYALAELKDLL
- a CDS encoding DEAD/DEAH box helicase, whose amino-acid sequence is MGFREPTPVQKATIPPALEGKDIIACAQTGTGKTAAYLLPILQNMISRHQIGKRTACLVLVPTRELAVQIDQQFQGFAYFAGAVSVTVYGGGDSMGWDYQKKALTEGVDFVIATPGRLLSHLALGYVDFSHLKYLVLDEADKMLDMGFFDDIMRIISLLPTERQTILLSATMPGPIRQLAKKIMKNPVEVNIAISRPAENITQAAYMTEDGRKIHLIGQLLKGKNLRSVLIFCSTKKDVRQVEKELQKEGFQVRGIQSDLDQSVREEIMRDFRNKKFQILVATDILSRGIDIEGIELVINYHVPSDPEDYIHRIGRTARADADGLAITFVNKAERGKFERIERFLGQKIYIVPTE